In Maniola jurtina chromosome 2, ilManJurt1.1, whole genome shotgun sequence, the following proteins share a genomic window:
- the LOC123872030 gene encoding Golgi phosphoprotein 3 homolog sauron — protein MNRTEGLVQRKHVVKENNADGSRENHDVDDKKNDKSYDDGDSKETRLTLMEEVLLLGLKDKEGYTSFWNDCISSGLRGCILIELGLRGRVELERAGMRRKGLLSRKVIVKSDTPTGDVLLDEALKHMKDTDPPETVQSWIEYLSGETWNPMKLKYQLKNVRERLAKNLVEKGVLTTEKQNFLLFDMTTHPLTDNVVKCRLVQKVQEAALRRSIVDVAHADKRSLALLMLAHSADVLENAFAPLSDEDYELATRRVRALLDLDFEAEAMRPDACEIMWAVFAAFTK, from the exons ATGAACCGCACCGAAGGGTTGGTGCAACGAAAACACGTTGTTAAAGAAAATAATGCCGACGGAAGCAGGGAGAACCATGATGTGGACGATAAGAAGAACGATAAAAGTTATGATGACGGCGATTCAAAGGAAACTCGATTAACACTCATGGAAGAAGTATTACTGTTAGGACTAAAGGACAAAGAA GGCTACACATCATTCTGGAATGATTGTATATCTAGCGGTCTCAGAGGCTGTATCTTGATAGAGTTAGGCTTAAGAGGACGTGTTGAATTGGAGAGAGCTGGTATGAGAAGGAAAGGATTATTATCTAGGAAGGTTATTGTGAAATCAG ACACTCCAACTGGTGATGTGCTATTAGATGAAGCTTTGAAACACATGAAGGATACTGATCCACCAGAGACTGTACAAAGTTGGATAGAATATCTCAGTG GTGAAACATGGAATCCTATGAAATTGAAGTATCAATTGAAGAATGTACGTGAGAGGCTCGCTAAAAATTTAGTTGAAAAAGGAGTACTTACAactgaaaaacaaaattttctaCTGTTTGATATGACAACCCATCCACTTACTGATAACGTTGTGAAGTGTCGTTTAGTGCAAAAG GTGCAGGAAGCAGCGCTGCGTCGTTCGATCGTGGATGTGGCGCACGCAGACAAGCGCTCGCTAGCACTTCTAATGCTAGCGCATTCGGCTGACGTGCTCGAAAACGCATTTGCACCCCTCTCGGATGAAGACTACGAGCTAGCCACACGCCGCGTGCGCGCGCTTCTCGACCTGGACTTCGAGGCCGAGGCGATGCGCCCCGACGCCTGCGAGATCATGTGGGCCGTGTTCGCGGCCTTCACCAAATAG